The window GTCGGTTCTATTTTGAATGCATTCGGATATCAAGATCATCAAATAAATCAATGATGACATGTGTGCTTGAAACAAAATATGACATGTATTCCAGATAACTGGTTGCATATATGGGAAAAAGTGGAAGAAATcagtgtaatatttttttttaacttgagAAGTGTGTTCGATAAGGTCATAAGGATCATATGATCTGCTTCCTAAAGGGTGGCAACCAGGGGCAAAACTAGACTTTTTTTAAGTGGGTGCAAAATAACTTATTAGATAGTTTTAGGGGAGAATCAAACCCAGGTTATTAGGAAACTATAGGTGCATCAAACCAAATTGACCACTTACACCTTATTTGTACATgtaatatgttaaatatttaaaatagaccGGATGCACTTGTACCCATAGTGCTCAACCTAGATTCGCCCCTGGTAGCAACACATGGCAAGATGAGACTAAGGATCATACCTGCTGTATTAGAGGATCGACACTTGCTCCCGTTAAATTACCAAAATTTCATGTAGAAAGTCGTTATGATGTAATTTTATCTGGTCCACTAGCGAATATCCCACCCCAAATACACCCCCGAATACACCCCCACCCCAAAtacacccccccccccccccccccccctcccaaATATTCTTCCCCCTGCTTCCAAACCATAATCACAAAGTTAAAGTCTAGGTCCAACACTATTTCTATGTATCTTAGCATGTTCACCAAAAATGGAACTGTTACGTAAAcaaaaatacaatcaaaattatAGCTAATATCATATGTCAGCTGAATAATGCGCATGATCATAATGAAAGTTCTAGAACATAATCTCAAAATTTATTGtctattcttttattttactgtgttttataattgaaaactaatacatatataatacttCTTTTAATACTTTACCAAAACCGAAAATACTAATTATTACAAAAAGACAAGATATAGTAGCAAACTGACCACCGATTTCACGTTGAGTCTATGTTGATATATGATTCAAAATTGGCTGTGATTCTCTTTTAACTTTTTACGTCAAAATATTATTGTCTCAACGTAAACGAACGTACAACCAAATTATAATACTACATTTTTATAAGTAAGTTAAAATGATGACGAGAAACGACAAGTTCCTACAAGCCTATAAATTCTGAGGTGAAAAGGAGTTAACATTCATCAACTAAACAGTTAAATTACGTGAGCAACCAAAATCCGACAAAAATGGAAATGATTTTGATGATTTGTTTGTGCTTGACTGCCCTCTCAacctttttatttgttaaacCAATCCTTAAACGAACCGCCACTAAAGTGAACTTACCACCATCTCCATGGAGACTTCCCGTGATAGGAAACCTCCATCAGGTTGGCCTCCACCCTCACCGTTCCCTCAGGTCCCTCAGCTTCCGGTATGGACCCCTCATGCTCCTTCATTTTGGCCGTGTCCGGGTACTTGTAGTCTCTTCTGGTGAAGTAGCTCACGGGGTTCTAAAAACACACGATCTTAAGTTTGCCAACCGCCCAAGATCAAAAGCCGTTCAGAGGATTATGAATGGTGGGCGTGATGTAGTGTTTGCTCCCTATGGAGAGTACTGGAGACAGATGAAGGTACTTAACTAACTCTTTTAATTCTTCTTAAacttttttgttcatttttataTTCACCCATGCACACGCACTACCAGGTTGAACTCGAATCATAAAATGGTAGTAAGATCATTAGCTTTCTTTTGAAATAGCGAGGCTTATAAGCTCTTATCAACtaaaatttcttttattaagttataatttgataaaaatatcataACTTTTAGTGTATTTATAAACTACATATAATAAGTAGAGAATTGTTTTAGGTTTTTGACCTAATTAACTCTAATAAGTAAGATATATATGCTTTATGCGTGTACGGTGTACCCTGGTCCATTGGTCataattacataaatatatatgtttgaattAACGTATACAGTGCTCCTATATtgtattacaaaagaaaaaaacagtacTACTATATATCATCAGCAATAGAAAATTATGATATTGATAAACAGTGTCGGTCTAACATTTTTCATACactaaacaaatttttaataacgtGTCTTTTTCGTTGTTATCTAATCACATATGTTAAGTTCTATgcaacataattattttcacCAATTATTAATGGAACTGAATTAGTTTATAAGTTTTAAcatgatttatattattatgtataGACATCATAAATTTACTAGAATCCTTTTAAATACAAATTTCatagttaatataaaatttatttaacaatatttttatttaatatatttattaataaagattttataaaccATGCTACCTTACAAATATTActattataaaaactataaattatatttacgtATAAATACTAACAAAAgctattaatataaaaattacatcaAAATATGTCTCTTTAAACTATGTGTCCTAAGCGATTTCTTGGGTCGTTTGTCTTCCGAGCTGGCCTTCTCGATTATAAacattttgaagttttgaacCATATATAATAGTTAATGATGTCAAAACAAAAGGCTGAAGTATATCTAATTAATGATGTCAAAACAAAACGCTGAAGTGACTGAAAACTTTATTATTATGTACactcttcacaatcaaattATGATAATTCTAATCTTGTTTTGGATGAAGAGTGTCTGCATTTTAAATCTACTCACCAACAAAATGGTTGGTTCCTTTGAGAAAGTAAGAGAAGAAGAGGTAAATGCAATGATGGAGAAGCTGGTGAAAGCAAGTCGGTCTTCTTCATCAGCAAATCTGAGCGAACTCTTCATTACTCTACCAAGTGATGTTACAAGTAGAGTTGCCCTTGGAAGGAAACATAGTGAGGACGAAACCGCTAGTGATCTCAAGAATCGAGTGAGGCAGATCATGGAGCTCTTAGGAGAGTTTCCGATAGGGGATTATGTGCCATCCTTGGCATGGTTAGATAGAATCCGTGGCTTCAGTGATAAAGTAGAGGAAGTGAGTTGCGGGTTTAGCGATCTTATGGACAAAGTTGTGCAAGAACATCTAGAGGCGGGCAAAAAGAAAGTGGATTTTGTAGATATATTGTTAGCGATCGAAGGAGAGAAGAGTAGTGGATTCCAGGATCAAAGAAACGACATAAAATTTATGATCCTGGTAagatcatattaaaaaaaaaattcattaataatttattgtCACATATGCAACATTATTAATGTCGCTCATTTTTGTCTTTTCTCATCAACTTTCAAATTATTTCATATCAGGATATGTTTATAGGAGGAACGTCAACAACTTCTACTCTATTAGAGTGGACCATGACAGAACTTATTAGGCATCCCGAGTGTATGAAGATACTCCAAGACGAGATTCGGTCAAGTTCTATACCGAATAATTCATACATAAAAGAAGAACAAGTTGAGAAGATGAAATACTTAAAAGCCGTGATTAAAGAGGTGCTCAGGTTGCATCCTTCTCTTCCACTGATACTTCCTAGAGTATTGAGTGAAGATGTCAAGTTACTGGGATATGACATAGCCGCAGGGACAGAGGTAAACTATCTTTACCAAATCGAATTCTTATAggtaaaaatttatatattttgttatcacGGTTATCATCTGAAAACTAGCATTTGTTAACACATATAACTTAACATGCATATACGTCTTAACTCTTAAGCCATTGTtcattaatgatttaaaaaaagttGGTCATAAAATAACTTTGATTAACAAATGCATGgtgttatttaatataatatttttaaagaaattaattataatgtaatgtataatatattgtgaagtattagttatatatatgttaggATGCTAAGCAGTtacattataattaaataatttaatgatgttacattataattaaatataattacattatttaattataatgtaGTTGCTTGGCATCGTAAACATATATAGagcaaaatgattttttgataaaattgtaATGGAGACATGTCCAGGTGATAATTAATGCTTGGGCAATCCAAAGAGACACTGCGATATGGGGACTGGAAGCAGAAGAATTTAAACCCGAGAGACACTTAGATTCACCTATTGATTATCGtggaaaatatttaaactacattCCATTCGGATCAGGGAGAAGGATTTGTCCCGGGATAGGATTCGCTTTGGGTTTGGCAGAAGTGGCAGTGGCCAATCTTGTAGGCCGATTTGACTGGAGGGTAGAGGTTCGACCAAAGGGAGATCAATCTGATATAGCTGAAGCCGTTGGTATTGATGTTTGCCGCAAGTTCCCTTTGATTGCATTTCCATCTTCGGTGGTGTAAGATGCTCTTGATCACCTAGGGTTAATATTAATAAGAAGAGTTGTAATAGGAAAACAACTCTGTACTCACAAAAACTACCCATCAGTTGTTATAAGTTGTTACGCGTGTACACAATAAGACTATTAATAAAGTTTATACAACTTCTTATATACCctttttatgattaatttataAGTCGTTTCATTTACTGAGATAAAACTGGAAACACTCTCAGAAAGGTCTTCAAAAAAAGGTTCGCCTTTCAAAGATTATAGGACACCCTAGTCAGGGCACAACTAATGAGAGTATGTTTATTGGGAAATTAGTGCAATTTAATGAGAAGTCTCGTCAAAAAGATGAAGCTATCTACTCTTTTCGTGAAGATAAAATGAAGGTTTTACTTAGAAAATGGAGTTGGAGCTCTCTCTCCTCGGAGTTCTAAACTTCTAATAATCAAGAGAACCTTTTCCCTAACTGGAATGACAAGCGAGCTTATTAGAGCATGACCAACTGGAAGTATGAAGTATCTTCCCAAAAGGTtcttacaaatttaatatgaatatttttaaaataagttagttaatagttaaattttaaatgataaaataatgtAAGCCCGtgcacaaaaaataataataataatgtaagCCAATTAAAATGCAACGTGTGGAAGAAAAGGATCTTGTCTTTTTTGTTGAAGTTCGAAACGAACAACCgataatcttttcttttctacttttttcatttttttcacttttataatagTTAGAAACTGTGGCACATACCACTGTTAGAGCAGGTCTAATGGGGTCTTTAGCAAAAATCTCTTTAAGAATTAATCAATATAATATCGTGTGGAACCCATTTTTGTCAAAATAATCCTTAGATAACGATCAGATTTGTCACTGTGCGCGGATCCCACCATCACGTAAAACCGTAGAATCCTGCGATtggctctttttttttaactaaagaaAAGATAGTAATTTTAAAAACCTACCTCAGTTATCAAGTCCAAAAGTATAATATTGAACATGCTCTTAGAAACGCGTAAATCATGCTTGGTTAATTTTTTGTGAAGTATTCTTCTTAACTCGTACATTCAGACTAACAAAACACATTATATTCCTATAACTTCAAAGCACATTAGAATCACATGACAATATGTctccaaaaacaaattttacttttcttaAAAATGTCAAACTTTTTAAAATCAGACGGTAGATTTAAGTAAAAATGTTTGATAATTACTCTGTCGTTTCAATgataaaccaacaaaaaaaattaaaatatatatataattttaaaatattaaacatcaaGAAAATATTGGTacaagttaaaaataattaccaAAAGTTATGTATAATCTAGTTcatattaattgtatttatttctttaaCTCTTAAGTATacaataagttttttttttttgaaactagaGTAGTTttttagctatatatatatatcacacatTTGAATCATATAAGAATTGTATTAATTTACTGAGATTTGCCGTAAGTAGTCCTACGAATTAGAGAGGCGGCAACAAGGGTGAGCAAAAGGAAGATAATAATTGTatcacacacatacatatatattttttttgggcaaacacacatacatatatatatatatatatataatgacaCAAATCTTGTGTATACAATGTAATATTATCACTTCATGATTCGTAAGTAATAGACACCCgatacataatattattacttAAATCTAGCTAAGTCTCTCAACACTCCAAAGTCAAAAATGTTGTTTATGTAATAAATACTAAAGCCTGCTTGCGACATGGATAAATACAGGCATGATCTGTGTGTGTGGTTCTAAGATAAGAAGCACAATTACTACTTACTTAACTGAtagttatttatgtttataaatacGCATGATTAAGCCGCTGGAGCCACGTCACTGTCGTCATCGTCATCGTCTCCTCCGTTCTCTTGGCCAACAATTTGTGAGTAAGGAATTGGCCGAGTGTTAGCTGACTCGTATAGCCTGCCTGCTGCTTTGTCGTGACTCATCACTGCCATTTTTAAATAagggttttgtgtgtttctggtttaCTTGTAAATCTTTACTATTGGTTGCAGATAGAGAGCTCATGAACTCCCCCTCAATTTATAGCATTTCTAGGTTTACCATATGTTTTCATCTTTCATATATTCTCAACTCTCAAGAATAATAATCAACAGCGACAGAGAGGCATTTTGTGGGGCTATATTGGAAcgataacaaaaacaaatgtaTTCACTCGTGATTACGAGATTCTGGTAATGTCCAATCTAATTGCTATTTGAAACTTTATATCAAGAAGGTAAGATCTACTCAAGTATGAAAGTAATAATTTGTTAGATTGTAGTATTTATTCATTGTCAGTTTAGCATTGAAATGAAAACGTTTCACGTTTTACGGAAATATGATCTGACTGATCTAGAGAAAACTTGAAGTGTAAAGtgatcaaaataatattatcaaaataataaataataattgtatCAGAGATTAGGATGAAGGTTGACCCAGTTCTCTTACATACATTTTCTTGCCTCTGTAGTCATAAACATATTTTGTGGACAAAAAGAACCAATGAATGCATAATCAAGGCACCAGGCGCACCACAGTAAATTGATTatagacatgtttttttttgtcaacgattATAAACATGTTTAGACACATAAAACGAcaagtgaaatataaaaaaatattatatattctgGAGGTAACTTTATGTTCTCTCCATCTAGGacatttttttggttcttttgcAATTGTGGAAAGCTAAGAGAACGCAAGTGTGACATGGCCACGCTTATCACCATAACTTAGTACAGCGTGGCGCATGATGGCCCAAACATGAGCCAACCTCATGGAAGTTGTTCGCAGCTCACGTTTTACACGTGGATAGAACAGTTCATGCACACTCTCAAGTTGCCTCGCCATGCGCCTTCTCCTACCGTTGTCTGTGTACACAATATCTACAtacatatgttatatatgtGTGTCAAATTATATCATGACCTCATATATACTCTCTGCATTTATAGCTTTTGGGACTGCTTTTAAAGCATAAAACCCTAAACATCGTGTCATAGTCTCTTTACTATGTTAGGCTACTTTAATTGGAGTAGTCAATGTTTTGGTGTTCAAAAAAGGAATGagagtatatattttattcaattaTAAATGGGGccttttgttttatgttttctttaattataaCCAGAACTTAGGATCTTTGAACCGTAATCAATTTGTCTAGTCCAACCAAAGAAAGCATCCCCTAATCTATATTTGAGAATCCCCAAGCTCCGGCTCGCCGTTTCGGTGGTGCCGGGGGCAACACCTCCcttccctcttcttcttcttttgctttgCTTACTTCTTCCCTATCTCAACCAGAGTCAACATGTAATCTTCTCTGTCGTGGTGGTGGTCCTTCCTCGGAGCTCGTTTTGTCCGACGGAAATAACCATTAACCCCGTTTGGAGAGACGACGAGTCGATGGTGGGATAAGGAGAAGCAAGTCGGTTTTTAGGACTTGAGGTGTACTCAGATCTATTTTCCCTGTCAGATCTTGAGTTATACCTTCTCGACGGTGACGGCGTGTGAACCGGACCAGACGACTCCACTTTCGTCGA of the Raphanus sativus cultivar WK10039 unplaced genomic scaffold, ASM80110v3 Scaffold0074, whole genome shotgun sequence genome contains:
- the LOC108847161 gene encoding indoleacetaldoxime dehydratase; translation: MEMILMICLCLTALSTFLFVKPILKRTATKVNLPPSPWRLPVIGNLHQVGLHPHRSLRSLSFRYGPLMLLHFGRVRVLVVSSGEVAHGVLKTHDLKFANRPRSKAVQRIMNGGRDVVFAPYGEYWRQMKSVCILNLLTNKMVGSFEKVREEEVNAMMEKLVKASRSSSSANLSELFITLPSDVTSRVALGRKHSEDETASDLKNRVRQIMELLGEFPIGDYVPSLAWLDRIRGFSDKVEEVSCGFSDLMDKVVQEHLEAGKKKVDFVDILLAIEGEKSSGFQDQRNDIKFMILDMFIGGTSTTSTLLEWTMTELIRHPECMKILQDEIRSSSIPNNSYIKEEQVEKMKYLKAVIKEVLRLHPSLPLILPRVLSEDVKLLGYDIAAGTEVIINAWAIQRDTAIWGLEAEEFKPERHLDSPIDYRGKYLNYIPFGSGRRICPGIGFALGLAEVAVANLVGRFDWRVEVRPKGDQSDIAEAVGIDVCRKFPLIAFPSSVV
- the LOC108847961 gene encoding uncharacterized protein LOC108847961 — translated: MAVMSHDKAAGRLYESANTRPIPYSQIVGQENGGDDDDDDSDVAPAA